From the genome of Deltaproteobacteria bacterium:
TCGATAGTTATCCCCTGTTACAACGAAGCTGCTCGTATGAACGCCAGAAGCTATTTAGATCTGCTCGTTCACCCTGATGTAAAAATAATTTTGGTTGATGATGGTTCTACTGACGATACCTGGCTATGTTTTGAGGCCATTGTCCGAAATGCTCCTGCCAATCGAGTTAAACTTTTACGTATGGATAAAAACGTTGGTAAAGGTGAGGCAGTGCGTGCAGGATTGAACCTCGCAATCAAAGAAAACTCAGATGTTGTAGGTTATCTCGACGCCGATCTTGCGACTCCTGCAAGTGAATTGCTTAGAATGTACGAGCAGCTAAATACTTGTGATGCTTTGGTGTTACTTGGTTCACGAGTAAAGCTTTTAGGCTATGAAATATCACGCAGCGTCCTAAGACATTACTTGGGACGCTTATTTGCCACGCTCGCATCATTGCTACTTAATCTTCCTGTTTATGACACTCAATGCGGCGCCAAACTTTTTTTAGTGACTCCGATATTGGTGCGGGCTTTGAGCCAATCTTTTCATTCAAAGTGGGCTTTCGATGTTGAGTTGTTAGGACGTTTGCATCGCTCGCTATTAGCTGTCGGCTCTTTCAATTCTAAGTCCTTCTGTGAAGTGCCTTTGCATATATGGCGAGACATGGGGGGATCAAAAGTAAAACCATTAGCAGCGATAAAAGCTACCGCTGAACTGTTTTTAATTGCCTGGAAACTTCGGCAATATTGTAAACTGATTTAATGAAATAAACTATCAGAATCAATCGGAGTTAAAATAAATGAAAGTATTTTTAATACACAAAGACCGTATCGCCGTTGGCATCATAATAGCCATGATGATTCTATGTGCTTTTGTGGTGAATGATTACGGAATTACCTGGGATGAAACGATTCAGCATGAATATGGTGAGCGCGTGCTTGCATTTTACACATCAGGTTTTTCTGACCATCGAGCATTGAGTTTCGGCAATCTTTACTATTACGGCGGTCTTTTAGAGGTTTTATTTGTGCTTGTTGCCAAAATTGTTCCCGCCGATATCTTTCTTATACGCCACTGCATTACAGCACTCATCGGAATTGTAGGTCTGGTTGGGGTTTACGAGCTTGGTCGACGTCTTGGTGGTCGTGCAACTGCTATTATAGCTATGCTGGTTTTGGCTTTAAGTCCGCTTTACCTTGCCGAACTTTTCAACAACAGCAAAGATTTGCCTTTTGCTGTAGGCTATATTTGGGCTGTGGTTTTTTTAATCGATTTTGGTAAATCGCTACCCAACCCATCCTTAGCGGTAAGCCTGCGTTTTGGAATTGCTGCTGGGCTAACTATGGCTTTTCGTGTCGGTGGGATGCTACTATATTTCTATTTTGGGCTCGTGCTTCTAGTCTTTTTATGGCGTCAACGCTTAAACTTGATTTCGAAACATAGTTTTTGGGTTCGATTTGGTAAACCTCTTCTGCAAGTTGCTGCGATCATTTTCATTTCGTCATATGCCTTAATGATTATTGCTTGGCCTTGGGCGCTTGTTGAACCATGGCGTCCCTTTGAGGCTTTGTCAAAAATGGTTCGGTTTGCCAGTGGCCCGAGTGAAATATTGCTTATGGGTCAATGGGTGCCAACTAAGTCACTTCCTCTAACCTATATTCCTGTTTATGCCACTATTAAAATTCCTGAGCTTGTTTTGATGGCGCTAGCAATCGGTTTTTTAAAGATTATTGTAGCTATTTTTACAAAACGCCTAGCACAATTAAAACCAACCATGGAGCAGGCATTGGTTATACTAGCAGCTATTTTCCCCTTAGTTTATGTGATTGTGCAGCACTCCAAACTTTACGATGGGTTAAGGCATCTGCTTTTTGCTATGTCGGTACTTATGGTAGTTGCGGCTTGGCAGATAATCTGGTTTTTTAAGCGTTTTATTTTGGGGAACAAAACCCGCTACTATATTTCTATATTGCTTGTGGTGTTGTATCTTGCCGCTCATTTGTCGATAATCATTCGTCTTCACCCCTACCACATGATTTACTATAACGTTATTGCAAAAGGCCCGAGTCATGCGGTTGGGCGCTTTGTTGGTGATTCTGCAGGTTTGTCTTATCGTGAGGCGGTTATGCTTTTGAGCTCACATTTATTGGCCGATAATCCCCCTAACGAGCAACAGCCGGTGCGAGTCCACGCATGTTCTAACCCGGTATCGTCAACTTGGTTTTTCCCTTTGTGGATGAAGTGGGCACAAAATATTTCTGATGCAGACTACGTGCTTTCTACTACTGCTTGCCCATGCGAACGCTCGCTTGTTGGCAAGGGTAAAGAAATTCTAGCTGTTGAGCGCTTAGGGGCAAAAATTAATATTGTGCGTAGTATGCATTGAATGATTACAAATGCTTGTACATTTAGACACGATCATCAACTCGACGCCTGTGTGGTAAACAAGGAAATCGTATAATGATTGATTGGCTGGCTCGCATAGAACAGGGCATTAAAG
Proteins encoded in this window:
- a CDS encoding glycosyltransferase family 39 protein is translated as MKVFLIHKDRIAVGIIIAMMILCAFVVNDYGITWDETIQHEYGERVLAFYTSGFSDHRALSFGNLYYYGGLLEVLFVLVAKIVPADIFLIRHCITALIGIVGLVGVYELGRRLGGRATAIIAMLVLALSPLYLAELFNNSKDLPFAVGYIWAVVFLIDFGKSLPNPSLAVSLRFGIAAGLTMAFRVGGMLLYFYFGLVLLVFLWRQRLNLISKHSFWVRFGKPLLQVAAIIFISSYALMIIAWPWALVEPWRPFEALSKMVRFASGPSEILLMGQWVPTKSLPLTYIPVYATIKIPELVLMALAIGFLKIIVAIFTKRLAQLKPTMEQALVILAAIFPLVYVIVQHSKLYDGLRHLLFAMSVLMVVAAWQIIWFFKRFILGNKTRYYISILLVVLYLAAHLSIIIRLHPYHMIYYNVIAKGPSHAVGRFVGDSAGLSYREAVMLLSSHLLADNPPNEQQPVRVHACSNPVSSTWFFPLWMKWAQNISDADYVLSTTACPCERSLVGKGKEILAVERLGAKINIVRSMH
- a CDS encoding glycosyltransferase gives rise to the protein MNTCSIVIPCYNEAARMNARSYLDLLVHPDVKIILVDDGSTDDTWLCFEAIVRNAPANRVKLLRMDKNVGKGEAVRAGLNLAIKENSDVVGYLDADLATPASELLRMYEQLNTCDALVLLGSRVKLLGYEISRSVLRHYLGRLFATLASLLLNLPVYDTQCGAKLFLVTPILVRALSQSFHSKWAFDVELLGRLHRSLLAVGSFNSKSFCEVPLHIWRDMGGSKVKPLAAIKATAELFLIAWKLRQYCKLI